In a genomic window of Nodosilinea sp. E11:
- a CDS encoding single-stranded DNA-binding protein, producing the protein MNNCLIMAEILQSPQLRYTSDNQTPVAEFMVQFPGLREGDPSSQMKVVGWGNLAQDIQAQYQAGQRVMLEGRLAMNVVERSEGFKEKQVEMTVQRIYNVGELSTMPMAPPAAVPAPSATPSPAASRPVATPAPMPTPAEPAANPSYDDIPF; encoded by the coding sequence ATGAACAATTGCCTGATCATGGCCGAGATTCTGCAGTCGCCCCAGCTGCGCTACACCTCTGACAACCAAACCCCAGTGGCCGAATTTATGGTGCAGTTTCCCGGTCTGAGAGAAGGTGACCCCTCCTCTCAAATGAAGGTAGTGGGCTGGGGCAACCTGGCTCAAGACATTCAGGCCCAGTACCAGGCCGGGCAGCGGGTCATGCTCGAAGGTCGTTTGGCTATGAATGTAGTCGAGCGCTCGGAGGGGTTCAAAGAAAAACAGGTAGAAATGACCGTGCAGCGCATCTACAACGTAGGTGAACTGAGCACCATGCCCATGGCCCCGCCTGCCGCCGTGCCAGCCCCATCGGCTACCCCCAGCCCGGCGGCCTCTCGCCCAGTGGCGACCCCGGCCCCAATGCCAACCCCTGCCGAACCCGCTGCTAACCCCAGCTACGACGACATCCCCTTCTAG